The Listeria welshimeri serovar 6b str. SLCC5334 genome has a window encoding:
- a CDS encoding NAD(P)/FAD-dependent oxidoreductase: MEKIVIIGGGIVGATAAYILSKEAVHVTLIDSNEPGQATRAAAGIICPWLSKRRNKYWYELAKNSATFYKEIAGMLSEETGRDPGYKQVGVLALRQSDEKIMELFNLAKERRIEAPIMGEIEQLSEAETRQKFPLVKPGFRSIYVSGAARVNGSLFCDTLLYAAKENGVDIKSGRAHFSSNGDIHVDGNKTSYDKLIIASGAWLADLLQEAGFHTDVLAQKGQLLELDFSEFETDDWPVILPPSAKSIVPFDNGKIIVGATHEKAAGFDTEPTAAGQTEILTEITQFMEGDLERKIAHVAVGTRPYTPDFAPLIGNLPGFDSVFLANGLGASGLTTGPYVGKLLADLALGHSVDLPLEHYNPDKYISK; encoded by the coding sequence ATGGAAAAAATAGTCATCATTGGTGGTGGAATTGTCGGAGCTACCGCAGCATACATATTATCGAAAGAAGCTGTTCACGTAACGTTAATTGATTCAAACGAACCGGGGCAAGCAACAAGAGCAGCTGCCGGAATTATTTGTCCATGGCTTTCCAAAAGACGAAATAAATACTGGTATGAATTAGCAAAAAATAGTGCTACCTTTTATAAGGAAATAGCAGGAATGCTTAGTGAAGAAACTGGGCGAGATCCCGGCTATAAACAAGTCGGCGTTCTTGCCCTACGACAATCAGATGAAAAAATAATGGAACTTTTCAACCTTGCGAAAGAAAGACGGATAGAAGCGCCGATTATGGGAGAAATTGAACAATTATCTGAAGCGGAAACGAGGCAAAAATTTCCTTTAGTAAAGCCCGGATTTCGTTCTATTTATGTAAGTGGAGCGGCGCGAGTGAATGGTAGCTTATTTTGTGATACTTTACTTTATGCAGCGAAAGAAAATGGTGTCGACATTAAATCAGGACGAGCGCATTTTTCTTCAAACGGAGATATTCATGTGGATGGAAATAAAACAAGCTATGATAAATTAATTATCGCCTCAGGTGCTTGGCTAGCTGATTTACTGCAAGAGGCAGGTTTTCATACAGATGTTTTAGCGCAAAAAGGGCAATTACTTGAATTAGATTTTAGTGAGTTTGAAACAGATGATTGGCCAGTAATACTTCCTCCTAGCGCAAAATCAATTGTTCCTTTTGATAATGGGAAAATTATTGTGGGAGCAACACATGAAAAAGCTGCTGGATTTGATACAGAACCAACAGCCGCCGGTCAAACGGAAATATTAACAGAGATTACCCAGTTTATGGAAGGCGATTTGGAACGAAAAATTGCTCATGTAGCTGTTGGAACAAGACCTTACACACCCGATTTTGCGCCGCTGATTGGTAATTTACCAGGCTTTGATTCCGTTTTTTTAGCTAATGGACTTGGTGCTTCTGGATTAACCACTGGACCATATGTTGGCAAACTTTTGGCAGACTTAGCACTTGGCCATTCAGTGGATTTACCTTTAGAACATTACAATCCAGATAAATATATTAGTAAATAG
- a CDS encoding GGDEF domain-containing protein, whose product MPNILDSLWNSMALFLSALFFHGMALRSIREKKPAWFQIKFANEIINYSLGIYYGFLGVYFILRGLPGTDSGIYTDMLLNILIVLHLFSSAGPATIALLLIITGKLFLGDALFANLVYVFLIIGFHFICMEVAKLRLSSVQKVILVKLSAVPLMLFYLHQKIHLEYTLDDLPTWILYFLVSFFITFILISAAYYIDTSNKLIYDLQQSTILDPLTGLTNFRHFDKTFETAFHHATLKKSNLSIIIIDIDYFKRVNDTYGHLVGNSVLSTFSQMLLKISFPPNTVISRIGGEEFAIILPNINVSETEHLAEKIRRKVEKIEIPIAASGSVITISAGIANYDGHNYPTADELLHAADQALYKAKRNGRNQVHIRQTEPVI is encoded by the coding sequence ATGCCAAATATTCTTGATTCATTATGGAACAGCATGGCGCTTTTTTTATCAGCGCTTTTTTTTCACGGAATGGCGCTTCGGTCCATTAGAGAAAAAAAGCCAGCTTGGTTCCAAATTAAATTTGCAAATGAAATTATTAATTATTCACTGGGCATTTATTATGGCTTTCTTGGTGTTTATTTTATTCTCCGCGGATTACCTGGCACAGACTCTGGAATTTATACAGATATGTTATTAAATATTTTAATTGTTCTACATTTATTTTCATCAGCAGGACCAGCTACTATTGCGCTACTTCTTATTATTACGGGTAAACTTTTTCTAGGTGATGCTCTTTTCGCTAATTTAGTTTATGTGTTTTTAATTATTGGATTTCATTTTATTTGTATGGAAGTTGCTAAATTACGACTTAGTTCTGTTCAAAAAGTCATTTTAGTCAAGCTTAGTGCAGTACCACTTATGCTTTTTTACTTACATCAAAAAATACACCTCGAATATACACTAGATGACCTGCCTACTTGGATTCTTTACTTTTTGGTCTCTTTTTTTATTACTTTTATTCTTATTTCAGCAGCTTATTATATTGATACATCGAATAAGCTAATATATGATTTACAACAATCAACAATCCTTGATCCACTTACAGGCTTAACGAATTTCCGTCATTTTGACAAAACATTTGAAACCGCCTTTCATCATGCCACTTTAAAAAAATCGAATTTAAGTATCATCATTATTGATATTGATTATTTTAAACGGGTAAATGATACATATGGCCATTTAGTAGGAAATAGTGTTTTATCTACTTTTAGTCAAATGCTTTTAAAAATTAGCTTTCCACCAAATACAGTTATCTCTCGCATTGGAGGCGAAGAATTTGCGATTATCTTGCCAAATATTAATGTGAGCGAAACAGAGCATTTGGCAGAGAAAATCCGACGAAAAGTCGAAAAAATCGAGATTCCAATTGCTGCATCTGGTTCAGTTATTACTATTTCTGCTGGAATCGCGAATTATGATGGGCACAATTATCCAACAGCGGATGAATTACTCCATGCAGCTGATCAAGCCCTTTATAAAGCAAAACGGAATGGGCGAAATCAAGTACACATTCGTCAAACAGAGCCAGTTATTTAA
- a CDS encoding GGDEF domain-containing protein produces the protein MFELVNSYIDSLALFLAILFIQGMSFRKIRQYRPNWFQNGGRRLFLSILLGIYYGLAGIYFIYEGAYENNPIIYTNMRILILMVTTVFGGRIPLVVTYLIMLFGRISFDVASPVTSRYVILMTLIFAACLLVSYWKKQRFSKFIALIILNFPAILYYFVNNFEQERILRGFEIIEYFLLFFVTALLVFYACNYIDKSNLVIQNLTETAMTDSLTNLPNMRFFTQQFGWIFNKAQKRKKALSLFIIDIDHFKEINDFHGHQAGNTVLAQFSTILKNRTFPPRTMFARIGGEEFAVLLQNVGTEQAALIADFLREEIERAKFPYNPASGNVTVSIGVAATNGNFATTESLFEAADQALYQAKQNGRNQIAIHQGENK, from the coding sequence TTGTTTGAACTAGTTAATTCATACATAGACAGTTTAGCACTCTTTTTAGCTATCCTTTTTATTCAAGGGATGTCTTTTCGTAAAATAAGACAATATCGCCCAAATTGGTTTCAAAATGGTGGTAGAAGATTGTTTCTTTCAATTCTTCTAGGTATTTATTATGGTTTGGCTGGTATTTATTTCATTTATGAAGGAGCTTACGAAAACAACCCTATCATTTATACGAATATGCGAATTTTAATTTTAATGGTTACAACGGTTTTCGGTGGTCGTATTCCACTTGTTGTTACTTATCTAATCATGCTTTTTGGAAGAATTAGCTTTGATGTGGCTTCCCCCGTTACTAGTCGTTATGTTATTTTAATGACATTAATTTTTGCTGCTTGTTTACTCGTTTCTTATTGGAAAAAACAGCGCTTCTCTAAATTTATCGCTTTAATCATTTTAAATTTTCCAGCGATACTTTATTATTTCGTAAACAATTTCGAGCAAGAGCGAATTTTACGTGGCTTTGAAATCATCGAGTACTTCCTACTTTTCTTCGTAACAGCTTTACTCGTATTTTATGCATGTAATTATATCGATAAAAGTAATCTCGTTATCCAAAATTTAACCGAAACCGCGATGACAGATAGCTTAACTAATTTACCAAATATGCGTTTTTTTACCCAACAATTCGGATGGATTTTTAATAAAGCGCAGAAAAGAAAAAAAGCACTCTCCCTCTTCATTATTGATATTGATCATTTTAAAGAAATTAATGATTTTCATGGTCACCAAGCTGGAAACACTGTCTTAGCGCAGTTCAGCACGATCCTTAAAAATCGCACATTTCCTCCTAGAACGATGTTTGCGCGCATTGGTGGCGAAGAGTTCGCTGTCTTACTTCAAAATGTCGGGACCGAGCAAGCGGCCTTGATTGCAGATTTTTTGCGGGAAGAAATTGAACGAGCTAAATTCCCCTATAATCCAGCAAGCGGAAATGTCACTGTATCGATTGGTGTAGCTGCTACAAATGGCAATTTTGCAACTACCGAATCACTTTTTGAAGCTGCTGACCAAGCACTCTATCAAGCAAAACAAAATGGACGTAACCAAATCGCCATTCATCAGGGGGAAAACAAATGA
- a CDS encoding EAL domain-containing protein — translation MKKPSISEIIDQNLFDTIYEPIVAVENTQVFGYESLTRLKTNHWNAISDFIEEAEQDGLQKAFELLTLHNAVKRFKKGENTPLFVNISYDTFLENQEELHETLLDNGKIVFEFLETSMLPQDRMNDLEKQLHLFQKKHKTKFAIDDFGSGYADLHRVFAHHSDFVKTDRLLLRDLFESDGKKIFFQQLHDYVKKHHKSLIVEGVETKEQLKFLQDIGIPYAQGYYFH, via the coding sequence ATGAAAAAGCCCTCCATAAGTGAGATTATTGATCAAAATCTTTTTGATACAATATACGAACCGATTGTTGCTGTTGAAAATACGCAGGTTTTCGGATATGAATCACTCACTCGCTTAAAAACGAATCACTGGAACGCCATTAGTGATTTTATCGAAGAAGCGGAACAGGATGGTCTGCAAAAAGCCTTTGAACTGCTCACACTACACAATGCAGTCAAACGCTTTAAAAAAGGCGAAAATACGCCACTATTTGTCAATATTTCCTATGATACATTTTTAGAAAATCAAGAAGAACTACATGAAACTCTTCTTGATAACGGGAAAATAGTTTTTGAATTTTTGGAAACATCCATGTTACCACAAGATCGCATGAACGACTTAGAAAAACAACTACATTTATTCCAGAAAAAGCATAAGACTAAATTTGCTATTGATGATTTTGGCTCCGGTTACGCTGATTTGCATCGCGTGTTTGCGCACCATTCTGATTTTGTAAAAACAGATCGCTTATTACTACGAGATTTATTCGAGAGTGATGGCAAAAAAATCTTCTTTCAGCAACTTCATGATTATGTTAAGAAACACCATAAATCCTTGATTGTCGAAGGTGTCGAAACAAAAGAGCAACTGAAATTTCTCCAAGACATCGGCATTCCATATGCCCAAGGTTATTATTTTCATTAA
- a CDS encoding NAD-dependent malic enzyme, translating into MTFKPGFDIMNNPLLNKGTAFTKEERSNYNLDGLLPPIIETMEQQAIRIENQIKNLETALHKHQLLTNLYNENRTLYYYVVSKNVTEYLPLIYTPTIGDAVINYHKEYSAPDEALFIDAFAPEKLKTSIENYAKNNPAIDMIVITDGEGVLGIGDWGVNGVKIAVGKLAVYTVAAGLAPDRVLPVVIDAGTNNKSLLDDPLYLGNKRPRLSEKEYDLFIASFVAIMNEVFPKAILHWEDFGRANASRILQHYRDKICTFNDDIQGTGAMVVAAALATIHVSHIPLNKQKIIIFGAGTAGIGIADQLSAQLMRETGLPFDTAKKHFYLVDRNGLILDNMTDLTTGQKKYAQQASEWASMPAGTLEELVEAIHPTMLIGCSGVTGAFKESIVRKMSDHTERPAILPLSNPTKLAEATAADLINWTDGKALIVTGSPSEPVEYQNTTYEIGQANNALLYPGLGLGALVTRAKFITDGMLAAASKAVADQISPSEPGAALLPHVRTLRETSQAVAIAVANEAVKENIHQIELTNIREAVEREMWHPTYKGV; encoded by the coding sequence ATGACTTTTAAACCCGGCTTTGACATCATGAATAATCCACTACTAAACAAAGGAACAGCCTTTACCAAAGAAGAAAGATCTAACTACAATTTAGACGGATTACTGCCACCAATCATTGAAACAATGGAGCAACAAGCTATCCGTATTGAAAATCAAATTAAAAATTTAGAAACCGCACTACATAAGCATCAACTATTAACAAATTTATATAACGAAAATCGTACACTTTATTATTATGTTGTTTCCAAAAATGTTACGGAATATTTGCCCCTTATTTATACTCCAACTATTGGGGATGCCGTAATAAACTATCACAAAGAATATTCCGCACCTGATGAAGCTTTATTTATTGATGCCTTTGCTCCTGAAAAATTAAAAACCTCTATTGAAAACTATGCAAAAAATAATCCAGCTATCGATATGATTGTTATTACTGATGGGGAAGGCGTTCTCGGTATTGGAGACTGGGGTGTAAATGGCGTCAAAATCGCTGTTGGAAAATTAGCTGTTTATACCGTTGCTGCTGGGCTTGCTCCCGACCGCGTTCTTCCAGTGGTGATTGATGCTGGTACAAATAATAAGTCATTACTTGATGATCCGCTTTATTTAGGCAATAAACGACCACGCCTTTCAGAAAAGGAATATGATCTTTTTATTGCTTCATTCGTTGCAATCATGAATGAAGTCTTTCCAAAAGCGATTCTTCACTGGGAAGATTTTGGAAGAGCAAATGCGAGCCGTATTCTTCAACATTATCGCGATAAAATTTGCACTTTTAATGATGATATTCAAGGAACTGGTGCAATGGTAGTAGCAGCAGCACTTGCCACAATTCACGTTTCTCATATTCCTTTAAACAAACAAAAGATTATTATTTTTGGCGCTGGGACTGCTGGAATTGGAATTGCTGATCAACTTAGCGCACAATTAATGCGCGAAACCGGTCTTCCTTTTGATACTGCAAAAAAACATTTTTATTTAGTAGATCGAAATGGATTAATACTTGATAATATGACGGATTTAACTACTGGTCAAAAGAAATATGCGCAACAAGCTTCTGAATGGGCTAGCATGCCTGCTGGTACTTTAGAAGAGTTAGTTGAAGCAATCCACCCAACAATGCTGATTGGCTGTTCTGGCGTTACTGGTGCGTTTAAGGAGAGCATTGTCAGAAAAATGAGCGACCACACTGAACGTCCAGCTATTTTGCCGCTTTCTAATCCAACTAAATTAGCCGAAGCAACTGCAGCAGATTTAATCAACTGGACAGACGGTAAAGCTCTTATCGTAACGGGCAGCCCATCTGAACCAGTAGAATATCAAAACACGACGTATGAAATTGGGCAAGCAAATAATGCGCTTCTTTATCCAGGTTTAGGGCTTGGCGCGCTTGTTACACGTGCCAAATTTATTACTGATGGGATGCTAGCAGCGGCTTCGAAAGCAGTTGCTGATCAAATTTCACCGAGCGAACCAGGAGCAGCTCTTTTACCCCACGTGCGTACACTTAGGGAGACTTCTCAGGCCGTGGCTATTGCTGTAGCTAACGAAGCGGTAAAAGAAAATATCCATCAAATCGAATTAACAAACATCCGTGAAGCTGTCGAACGAGAGATGTGGCACCCCACTTACAAAGGAGTTTAG
- a CDS encoding serine hydrolase domain-containing protein, translating into MFYKTKHALDRLVQNGSTPGISYQIKTKDTEENNIMGLKSVFPEAEILPRSIENIYDIASLTKVIATTTRILQLVEQQQLQLEDPVQSYLSDFRFDDVTILHLLTHSSGLAQNIPNFLMETKEDVKRYVYATPQINPSGTNVTYADANFLLLGYLINQLDGNYEQSIQKNILEPLQMTHSNFHPTNKNQVIPTELDQKRGLIQGEAHDFKAWIAKSNTGHAGLFSTLADLSKFRDALILQNGSPILSEKTVQLMQTNHTPGLNRTRGLGWDLHGDSVLYHTGFTGTFMVLDLKHQASLIVLSNRVHPSRANPNFVLKRESIVDVFLEEVTAISL; encoded by the coding sequence ATGTTCTATAAAACAAAGCACGCGCTTGATAGGCTTGTTCAAAACGGTTCTACCCCAGGAATTAGTTATCAAATTAAAACAAAAGATACAGAAGAAAATAATATAATGGGGCTGAAATCTGTTTTTCCAGAAGCAGAGATTCTCCCTAGGTCTATAGAAAATATTTACGATATCGCTTCTCTAACCAAAGTAATTGCTACAACGACACGTATATTACAACTTGTGGAGCAACAACAGCTTCAATTAGAAGATCCAGTTCAATCCTACCTATCAGATTTTCGGTTTGATGACGTTACTATTTTGCATTTACTCACTCATAGCTCTGGACTAGCGCAAAATATACCTAACTTCCTAATGGAAACTAAAGAAGATGTTAAAAGATATGTTTATGCAACGCCGCAAATAAATCCTTCTGGAACAAATGTCACGTACGCCGATGCCAATTTTCTACTTCTCGGTTATTTGATTAATCAATTGGATGGTAATTACGAACAGTCCATCCAAAAAAACATACTAGAACCACTGCAAATGACTCATTCCAACTTTCATCCTACTAATAAAAATCAAGTCATTCCAACCGAACTCGACCAAAAACGCGGCTTAATTCAAGGAGAAGCACATGATTTCAAGGCTTGGATAGCGAAGTCAAATACAGGTCACGCGGGGCTTTTTAGTACATTAGCGGATCTTTCCAAATTTCGTGATGCACTTATTCTACAAAACGGCTCCCCTATCCTTTCAGAAAAAACAGTACAATTAATGCAAACTAATCACACACCAGGCCTAAACAGAACACGTGGACTTGGATGGGATCTTCATGGTGATTCTGTTTTATATCACACTGGATTCACTGGCACATTTATGGTGCTCGATTTAAAACACCAAGCAAGCCTTATCGTTTTATCTAACCGAGTCCACCCAAGCCGTGCCAATCCAAATTTCGTCTTAAAAAGAGAGAGCATTGTTGATGTTTTTTTAGAAGAAGTTACAGCAATTAGTTTATAA
- a CDS encoding DUF4176 domain-containing protein yields the protein MLTIGSVVYLKEGSKKIMILNRGPLVVVDGRTNKFDYSGCVYPVGLVASEVLYFNAENIDEVLFTGFYDEDEARFQDLYSNWAENNASRIKKGVVDRPLENNEI from the coding sequence ATGCTGACTATAGGAAGTGTAGTATATTTAAAAGAAGGATCAAAAAAAATTATGATTTTAAATCGAGGTCCCTTGGTAGTAGTAGATGGGAGAACGAATAAGTTTGATTATTCGGGATGCGTTTATCCTGTAGGCTTAGTAGCGAGCGAGGTATTATATTTTAATGCAGAAAATATTGATGAAGTATTGTTTACAGGATTTTATGATGAAGATGAAGCTCGATTCCAAGATTTATACTCAAACTGGGCAGAAAATAATGCATCGAGAATTAAGAAAGGCGTTGTTGATAGACCCTTGGAAAACAATGAAATCTAA